Proteins encoded in a region of the Pseudomonas syringae KCTC 12500 genome:
- a CDS encoding TPM domain-containing protein, which translates to MLLGGVLRAEAEPSALVFPPMTGSVVDAAQMLDSQTTVRLARLLSAHEKATGERVVVVTLADLQGTSIEEFGSRLGDAWGLGLHGKDDSVLLVVYRDKRKVFMEVGDVLKDRLNDAQASLIIDMLMTPEFDDNRFAVGIERGTRAVIAALGGQIPDYPEPKRQMSEVDEQTNDDQVWLIGIVLTLIVLGIVIISVRRGGATRPARERAADRSGGRFGGGGASGNW; encoded by the coding sequence ATGCTGTTGGGAGGGGTATTGCGTGCCGAGGCAGAGCCATCAGCGCTGGTTTTTCCGCCGATGACCGGCAGTGTGGTGGACGCCGCACAAATGCTCGACAGCCAGACTACGGTTCGTCTGGCCAGACTTCTGAGCGCCCATGAAAAGGCCACCGGGGAGCGGGTGGTGGTCGTAACCCTCGCTGATCTGCAGGGCACGAGCATCGAAGAGTTCGGCTCTCGACTCGGTGACGCCTGGGGCCTGGGGCTGCACGGCAAGGATGACAGTGTTCTGCTGGTGGTCTATCGCGACAAGCGCAAGGTGTTCATGGAGGTCGGCGATGTGCTGAAGGATCGTCTCAATGACGCCCAGGCCTCTCTGATCATCGACATGCTGATGACCCCCGAGTTTGACGACAACCGGTTTGCCGTCGGTATAGAGCGCGGTACGCGCGCGGTTATCGCGGCATTGGGCGGGCAGATACCCGATTATCCTGAACCGAAAAGACAGATGTCCGAAGTTGACGAGCAGACCAATGACGACCAGGTCTGGCTGATCGGAATCGTGTTGACCCTCATCGTGCTGGGGATTGTAATCATCAGTGTCAGACGCGGCGGCGCCACCCGGCCTGCCCGTGAAAGAGCCGCTGATCGCAGTGGCGGACGTTTCGGCGGCGGCGGTGCTTCAGGCAACTGGTAG
- a CDS encoding alpha-xenorhabdolysin family binary toxin subunit B, whose protein sequence is MTMSTERLDQLLILTPPDNEVMETARQNILAQVTALKLDFLPVMKEKMLPLQAALMSADKVYGQELATVTVQLNNIDLKPIDQKQQLIEADARLSDTQKQQAISLLNGQRIRQVSNLTDVVRRSAQAIAAHSDDVAQINLTLESNRLLETLQQQIDSMTQRSATQESAMALIAADRRLLDTTIKTFEKYNIADQFKEMLPTPEELKLVTMTSPELALINAGIARLGKLLDKVSSALNYLDLIEERDRLRSRYNALLDDSRTALREAQATREKLDELTALAGVAQSKTLWVQEAKKVYQSLYHFLDQITSPTDTSTSISQQVEHLQTYIKSFYNVKRIV, encoded by the coding sequence ATAACCATGAGCACTGAACGCCTGGATCAGCTGTTAATCCTCACCCCCCCTGACAATGAAGTCATGGAAACAGCCCGTCAGAATATTCTTGCGCAAGTGACCGCGCTGAAGCTGGACTTTTTGCCGGTCATGAAAGAAAAAATGCTGCCGCTTCAGGCCGCATTGATGAGTGCAGACAAGGTCTATGGCCAGGAACTGGCCACTGTCACCGTACAGTTGAATAACATAGACCTGAAGCCGATCGATCAGAAACAACAACTGATTGAAGCCGACGCAAGGCTCAGCGACACACAGAAACAACAAGCGATCAGCCTGCTGAACGGGCAGCGCATTCGGCAGGTATCGAATCTCACAGACGTCGTGCGCCGCAGCGCTCAAGCCATTGCCGCACACAGCGATGATGTGGCGCAGATAAACCTGACGCTGGAAAGCAACCGTTTGCTGGAAACACTTCAGCAACAGATCGACAGCATGACCCAACGCTCAGCCACGCAGGAAAGCGCAATGGCGTTAATCGCAGCAGACCGGCGCCTGCTTGACACAACGATCAAGACATTTGAAAAGTACAACATTGCCGATCAGTTCAAGGAAATGCTGCCTACTCCAGAGGAACTCAAGCTGGTCACCATGACCTCTCCGGAACTCGCGTTGATCAACGCCGGGATTGCCAGACTCGGAAAACTGCTCGACAAGGTCAGCAGCGCCCTGAACTACCTTGACCTCATTGAAGAACGCGACAGACTGAGGTCTCGCTATAACGCTCTGCTTGACGATTCCCGCACGGCTCTCCGGGAAGCACAGGCAACCCGAGAAAAACTCGACGAGTTGACAGCGCTCGCCGGCGTTGCTCAGAGCAAAACGCTTTGGGTACAAGAGGCGAAAAAGGTTTATCAATCGCTCTACCATTTTCTGGATCAGATAACGTCGCCAACTGATACTTCGACGTCGATCAGCCAGCAGGTCGAACACCTGCAGACTTACATAAAATCGTTTTACAACGTAAAGCGTATCGTCTGA
- a CDS encoding TPM domain-containing protein, translating into MALLNKDEQRQVAEAIDRVEQRTDAELVTVLAARADDYAYMPLIWAGLIGLLLPGTINYCLQWLSADELMLAQMSTFIIVALVCHLSKVSALLVPLSVRRWRAGNLARRQFLEQNLHKTHDGTGILVFISEAERYVEILVDHGIASRLHDDTWKAMVDVFTQQVRDGQILQGFLGCIHACGELLADHVPVTHGRNELPNRLVVLG; encoded by the coding sequence ATGGCTTTACTGAACAAAGACGAACAGCGGCAGGTTGCCGAAGCGATTGACCGCGTCGAGCAGCGCACTGACGCCGAGCTGGTCACGGTGCTGGCCGCTCGTGCTGACGACTATGCCTACATGCCGCTGATCTGGGCCGGGCTGATCGGTCTGTTGCTGCCGGGCACGATCAATTACTGCCTTCAATGGCTGAGCGCGGACGAGTTGATGCTGGCGCAGATGAGCACGTTCATTATTGTGGCGCTGGTGTGCCACCTGTCGAAGGTCTCAGCGTTGCTGGTGCCGCTTTCGGTGCGGCGCTGGCGGGCCGGCAACCTCGCGCGTCGACAGTTCCTCGAACAGAACCTGCACAAGACCCATGACGGCACCGGCATTCTGGTGTTTATCAGCGAGGCCGAGCGTTATGTCGAAATTCTGGTCGATCATGGCATCGCCAGTCGTCTGCACGACGACACCTGGAAAGCGATGGTCGACGTGTTCACTCAACAGGTTCGAGACGGGCAGATTCTGCAGGGATTTCTGGGGTGTATTCACGCCTGCGGTGAGTTGCTTGCCGATCACGTTCCGGTAACCCACGGCAGAAATGAGCTGCCCAATCGGCTGGTGGTGCTGGGGTAA